The region CCGATAGAGAAACCCGTAGAAGTGCCGGTTCAACACCAGGAGCGCCGCGGCCCACAGGGGCGCCGCCCCCAGGAGGCCGGGGGCGAAGGCTCCGGCGGCGAGCGTCCCGACCAGCAGCCACGCCGCCGCCACGCTCGCCCGGGTCGAGAGGTCGGTGTTGAGGTCGTTTACGAGCCCGCCGCGGCCCAGGAGGAGCTCGGTCCAGGGAAGGGCCCGGCCGAAGATCTCGGCCCGCAGGTGGGAAGCGGGCTCCCAGCGCTTGAGGTGCTTGACCTGGAGGTCCTTGACGAGGCGGATCCGGTATCCCTTTTCCCGGAGGCGGTACCCGAGCTCGATGTCCTCGATGCACGGCGTCCGGTAGCCCTCGTCGAACCCCCCGGCGTCGATGAACGCCGCCCGGCGCACGGCGCCGCAGCCGGCCCAGAAGGTGGAGGCCTCCTCCCGGCCGCGCTGGTGCACGTAGTGGTGCTGCAGGTTCTTGTACTGGGAGAGGAAGTTGGGCTCCGCCGGGGCGTCGTCGTAGGAGCCGAAGCAGGCGCCGAGCTCCGGGTCGGCGGCAAACACGGCCTGGACCCGCGCCACGGTGTCCGGGGGCGCGAGCACGTCGGCGTCGAGGAAGAGCACCACGTCGCTTGCCGCGGCCCGAACGCCCGCGTTGCGGGCCCGGGACGGCCCCCGGGGCCCCGCGATGCGCACCACCCGGGCCCCGAGGCCCCGGGCGAGCTCCGAGGACCCGTCCTCGTCCCCGTCTCCCACCACGATCCACTCCGCCGGCGGCGGGGCAAGCGAGGCAAGGGCCTCGGCGCAGCGGCGGAAGGCCGCC is a window of Thermodesulfobacteriota bacterium DNA encoding:
- a CDS encoding glycosyltransferase, with product MAGSGVPSVAVIVPVYNGGAAFRRCAEALASLAPPPAEWIVVGDGDEDGSSELARGLGARVVRIAGPRGPSRARNAGVRAAASDVVLFLDADVLAPPDTVARVQAVFAADPELGACFGSYDDAPAEPNFLSQYKNLQHHYVHQRGREEASTFWAGCGAVRRAAFIDAGGFDEGYRTPCIEDIELGYRLREKGYRIRLVKDLQVKHLKRWEPASHLRAEIFGRALPWTELLLGRGGLVNDLNTDLSTRASVAAAWLLVGTLAAGAFAPGLLGAAPLWAAALLVLNRHFYGFLYRKRAGGFLARSLFWHWLYFFYCGLAFAAGLLRHRLGAGHRRRRSAWGFAGGAADGG